One segment of Oscillospiraceae bacterium MB08-C2-2 DNA contains the following:
- a CDS encoding DUF362 domain-containing protein, giving the protein MEAISVYKTPDYTDEALERAVGGHFEALNLPALLRPEMKVTLKVNLLMRRRPEEATTTHPALVRAVIRRLKAEGITHITIADSPGGPYTTGALSGIYGATGMAALAEEEGVALNQTTGWKELSFPGGKVCHGFNIIEPVAGADLVINLPKLKTHAMTQLSGGVKNLFGCIPGLQKPELHFRFTDKKTFSGMLVDLSQLVAPGVTILDAVVAMEGDGPSSGTPRTVGLTLASTSPHALDLGLCHMMDMRPDEVFTVALGIERGLIPPAFDPACLVGEPEAFSVITDFKKPASRSTDFSDNMPAFLRRPMAFIRERFLAPRPVIHRTGCIGCGKCAESCPAKVITLRERKAYINYKGCIRCFCCHEMCPVKTIHISQSKLMKW; this is encoded by the coding sequence TTGGAGGCTATCTCAGTATACAAAACGCCGGATTACACCGACGAAGCATTGGAGCGGGCAGTAGGGGGCCACTTTGAGGCCCTTAACCTGCCGGCCTTGCTGCGCCCGGAAATGAAGGTGACACTCAAGGTGAATCTGCTGATGCGCCGCCGCCCGGAGGAGGCCACCACCACCCACCCTGCCCTTGTGAGGGCGGTGATCCGCCGCCTCAAGGCAGAGGGGATTACCCATATCACCATTGCGGACAGCCCCGGCGGCCCTTATACTACAGGGGCACTCAGCGGCATTTATGGAGCCACCGGCATGGCGGCTCTGGCTGAGGAAGAAGGCGTGGCACTGAATCAGACCACCGGGTGGAAGGAACTCTCCTTTCCCGGGGGCAAGGTTTGCCACGGCTTCAACATCATTGAACCGGTTGCAGGGGCGGATTTGGTTATTAACCTGCCCAAGCTGAAAACCCATGCCATGACCCAGCTTTCCGGCGGGGTTAAGAATTTGTTTGGGTGCATCCCCGGCCTGCAAAAGCCGGAGCTGCACTTCCGCTTTACCGATAAGAAAACCTTTTCCGGCATGCTGGTGGATTTATCCCAGCTGGTGGCCCCCGGGGTTACCATACTGGATGCGGTGGTTGCTATGGAGGGGGATGGCCCTTCCTCGGGGACTCCCCGCACCGTAGGGCTGACTTTGGCAAGCACCAGCCCCCATGCACTGGATTTGGGGCTTTGCCACATGATGGATATGCGCCCTGATGAGGTTTTCACCGTGGCACTGGGTATTGAGCGGGGGCTGATTCCGCCTGCTTTTGACCCAGCCTGTCTGGTGGGCGAGCCGGAAGCTTTCAGCGTTATCACCGATTTCAAAAAGCCTGCCTCCCGTTCCACCGATTTCAGCGACAATATGCCTGCCTTCCTGCGCCGCCCGATGGCATTTATCCGGGAACGTTTTCTGGCACCCAGGCCGGTAATTCACCGTACCGGGTGCATCGGCTGTGGCAAATGTGCCGAGAGCTGCCCCGCCAAGGTGATTACTCTGCGGGAGCGTAAGGCTTATATCAACTATAAGGGCTGTATTCGTTGTTTCTGCTGCCATGAGATGTGCCCGGTTAAAACCATTCACATCAGCCAGTCCAAGCTGATGAAATGGTGA
- the ispE gene encoding 4-(cytidine 5'-diphospho)-2-C-methyl-D-erythritol kinase has protein sequence MEKLTTITLSAFCKVNFTLDILGLDHRGYHLLEMVMQTIDLADTVTLTLREQPGVTLSSNWPSMPTGEDNIAVKAARAFWKAAGLPAAGLHIHLEKRIPDQAGLGGGSADGAAVLRGLNRMAGKPLTPHQLAQAGLTVGADVPFCLAGGTALVGGIGEKIKPLPPLEQGFLLIAKPPEGMPTRFAFQAWDALQDNWHPDTAGAVQAIHTGDLTKLGKAMGNSFSAVQPLAVGRLCQSMMAGGALGAVVTGSGTAVVGLFDCEKTARACEESLQGQAPFVYLAKPTFFLKKRK, from the coding sequence ATGGAAAAGCTCACCACCATCACTCTTTCGGCTTTTTGCAAGGTGAATTTCACCTTGGATATCCTCGGGCTGGATCACCGGGGCTATCATTTGCTGGAAATGGTGATGCAGACCATTGATCTGGCCGATACAGTCACCCTTACCCTTCGGGAGCAGCCGGGGGTTACCCTAAGCTCCAACTGGCCCTCTATGCCCACTGGGGAGGATAACATCGCTGTTAAGGCGGCCAGAGCCTTCTGGAAGGCGGCGGGACTGCCTGCGGCGGGGCTGCACATCCACTTGGAAAAGCGTATTCCCGATCAGGCGGGGCTGGGCGGCGGCAGCGCCGATGGAGCCGCTGTGCTCAGGGGCCTGAACCGCATGGCCGGAAAACCTCTTACTCCCCATCAACTGGCACAGGCCGGTCTGACGGTGGGGGCGGATGTCCCCTTTTGTCTGGCGGGTGGCACGGCGCTGGTTGGCGGTATTGGTGAGAAGATAAAGCCTCTGCCTCCTTTGGAGCAGGGGTTTCTTTTGATTGCCAAACCACCCGAGGGAATGCCCACCCGTTTTGCCTTTCAGGCGTGGGATGCCTTACAGGATAACTGGCACCCGGATACGGCTGGCGCTGTTCAGGCTATACATACAGGCGATTTAACCAAGCTGGGGAAAGCGATGGGCAATTCTTTTTCTGCCGTGCAGCCGCTTGCCGTGGGGCGTCTCTGCCAATCTATGATGGCCGGTGGTGCACTGGGTGCGGTGGTTACCGGAAGCGGCACGGCTGTTGTGGGGCTGTTTGACTGTGAGAAAACAGCTCGAGCCTGTGAAGAAAGCTTGCAGGGTCAAGCACCCTTTGTGTATCTGGCAAAGCCTACTTTCTTTTTGAAAAAAAGAAAGTAG
- the spoIIR gene encoding stage II sporulation protein R, which translates to MKRLDLAVLIGAVLAIALSSFTTFAQECDAVRENVVRLHILANSDSQADQELKLAVRDAVLLGTAQLFSASSDKTDTEREVLEHMDEIEAIAREEIQRQGYDYPVSVSLTNMFFETRQYENFTMPAGYYDAVRILIGEGAGKNWWCVMFPPLCIPAASPKSEMTPTEQIRLIGTRPQYKAKLAVVELVETVADHFSGRSEQPVILPE; encoded by the coding sequence ATGAAACGCTTGGATTTGGCCGTATTGATCGGGGCTGTTTTGGCTATCGCCCTATCTTCCTTTACCACCTTTGCGCAGGAATGCGATGCCGTGCGGGAGAATGTGGTTCGCCTGCACATTTTAGCCAACTCGGATAGTCAGGCTGATCAGGAACTCAAGCTTGCCGTGCGGGATGCGGTGCTGTTGGGAACCGCCCAGCTGTTTTCCGCTTCTTCAGATAAGACCGATACCGAGCGGGAAGTGCTGGAGCATATGGATGAGATCGAAGCCATTGCCCGGGAAGAAATCCAGCGTCAAGGCTACGATTACCCGGTTTCCGTGAGCCTGACCAATATGTTTTTTGAGACCCGCCAGTATGAGAATTTCACCATGCCTGCCGGTTATTACGATGCCGTGCGCATTCTCATTGGCGAGGGAGCCGGTAAAAACTGGTGGTGTGTGATGTTTCCGCCACTGTGCATTCCGGCCGCCTCCCCCAAAAGCGAGATGACCCCCACCGAGCAAATCCGCCTTATCGGCACAAGACCTCAGTATAAAGCCAAGCTGGCGGTGGTGGAGCTGGTGGAAACGGTAGCCGATCATTTCAGTGGCCGCAGTGAGCAGCCCGTGATTTTACCCGAATAG
- a CDS encoding HAD family hydrolase encodes MEEKFKETLYITDLDGTLLGEDGVLSAYSRDTINQLVEQGVLFSVATARTLHSAWDVVGELNLQLPVVLMNGVLIYDLQKEQYLQVNHLPQEQVDLVIDLLQKLNMGGFMYALDGNTVKVYYNSTSERDQRNPGFYKERTEWGGRVFIPQEDFREAARDQRIIYFTLYGDLEAMHVIYDEIRKMPELGHTFCEDIYDGRYFLEIFNPAISKAAGADFIKKWCAAKEVVAFGDNQNDLEMLEWADRSYVPENGIRIAKRKATQVLGPCGEDCVARFIEQETGALSGRPDSNKAL; translated from the coding sequence GTGGAGGAGAAGTTTAAAGAAACACTTTACATAACGGATTTGGATGGTACCCTTCTTGGGGAGGATGGCGTTCTTTCGGCTTACAGCCGGGATACCATCAATCAACTGGTGGAACAGGGCGTGCTTTTTTCAGTGGCCACGGCCCGCACTCTTCATTCAGCCTGGGATGTGGTTGGTGAGCTGAATTTGCAGCTGCCGGTTGTGCTGATGAATGGGGTTCTGATTTATGACTTGCAGAAGGAGCAGTATCTGCAAGTAAACCACTTGCCTCAGGAGCAGGTGGATTTGGTCATTGATCTGCTGCAGAAGCTGAATATGGGCGGCTTTATGTACGCACTGGATGGCAATACCGTGAAAGTTTATTATAACTCCACCAGTGAGCGGGATCAGCGGAATCCGGGATTTTATAAAGAACGCACCGAATGGGGCGGACGAGTCTTTATTCCGCAGGAGGATTTTAGAGAGGCGGCCCGAGACCAGCGGATTATCTATTTTACCCTGTATGGCGATTTAGAGGCCATGCATGTTATTTACGACGAGATCAGAAAGATGCCTGAGCTGGGGCACACCTTTTGTGAAGATATTTATGATGGCCGCTATTTTTTAGAGATTTTCAACCCTGCCATCTCCAAAGCGGCGGGGGCTGACTTTATCAAAAAATGGTGTGCAGCCAAAGAAGTGGTTGCTTTCGGTGATAACCAAAACGATCTGGAAATGCTGGAATGGGCAGATCGCTCCTATGTGCCGGAAAACGGCATCCGAATCGCCAAGAGGAAGGCCACGCAAGTGCTTGGCCCCTGCGGGGAGGATTGTGTGGCACGCTTTATTGAGCAGGAAACCGGTGCGCTGAGCGGCCGGCCGGATTCCAATAAGGCACTGTAA
- a CDS encoding aldo/keto reductase, with translation MNKREIGKSGIMATTISLGSWAIGGGSAWGDNSDDESIRTIHAALDGGINVVDTAPVYGKGHSETVVGKALKGRRDQVLISTKCGLNWNENGGVEFFSRDGYTIYRNLTAKSIREDVEGSLRRLGTDYIDIYFTHWQAIEPLKTPISETMTALMELKKEGKIRAIGGSNVSLEDIKEYQKYGQFDIIQEKFSMLDRKIDAELLPYCEKNDITVMAYSPIEQGLLTGKVTVDYQAPEGSTKNRQLWWQPENRCAAIHMLDGWKDLCEKYSCTLTHLVVAWSVEYSPALNILCGARKEDQIVDILGAAKVKLEAADFERMRRDADQVVAGVVK, from the coding sequence ATGAACAAGCGCGAAATCGGAAAATCAGGCATTATGGCAACAACCATTTCTTTGGGAAGCTGGGCTATCGGCGGCGGCAGCGCCTGGGGAGACAACAGCGATGATGAATCCATCCGCACCATTCATGCGGCTTTGGATGGCGGTATAAATGTTGTGGATACTGCACCCGTATACGGCAAAGGCCACAGCGAGACCGTGGTTGGCAAGGCCCTCAAAGGGCGCCGGGATCAGGTTCTTATTTCCACAAAATGTGGCCTGAACTGGAACGAAAATGGCGGTGTGGAGTTTTTCTCCCGGGATGGCTATACCATCTACCGCAATCTCACAGCCAAAAGCATTCGGGAAGATGTTGAAGGCAGCCTGCGCCGCCTTGGCACCGATTATATTGATATTTACTTCACCCACTGGCAGGCCATTGAGCCCCTTAAAACACCCATCTCTGAAACCATGACCGCTTTGATGGAGCTGAAAAAAGAGGGCAAAATTCGTGCCATTGGCGGCTCCAATGTTTCGTTGGAGGATATCAAGGAATACCAGAAATATGGCCAGTTTGATATCATTCAAGAAAAGTTCAGCATGCTGGATCGTAAAATTGATGCGGAGCTGCTGCCTTATTGTGAGAAAAACGATATCACCGTTATGGCTTATTCGCCCATTGAGCAGGGCCTGCTGACCGGTAAGGTCACAGTGGACTATCAGGCACCTGAGGGTTCCACTAAAAACCGTCAGCTTTGGTGGCAGCCGGAAAACCGCTGTGCGGCTATTCATATGCTGGATGGCTGGAAGGATTTGTGCGAAAAATACAGCTGCACTCTGACTCATCTGGTTGTGGCGTGGTCGGTGGAGTATTCTCCTGCCCTTAACATTCTCTGTGGCGCCCGCAAAGAAGATCAGATTGTGGATATTCTGGGTGCGGCCAAGGTGAAGCTGGAAGCCGCTGATTTCGAGCGGATGCGCCGGGATGCCGATCAGGTTGTGGCGGGTGTTGTAAAGTAA
- a CDS encoding pro-sigmaK processing inhibitor BofA family protein yields MNISPWVYGFLLIAGAALFGYYIKIGRFFRCMLFTAVTGFLALGALWLLGRFVPLALAVTPLTIFTSGLLGIPGLLILFVLNLI; encoded by the coding sequence ATGAATATTTCTCCTTGGGTGTATGGCTTTTTGCTGATTGCAGGTGCTGCTCTTTTTGGTTATTACATAAAAATCGGAAGATTTTTCCGCTGTATGCTTTTCACGGCGGTTACGGGTTTTTTGGCTTTGGGAGCCTTGTGGCTACTGGGGCGTTTTGTTCCGTTGGCTCTGGCGGTAACCCCTTTGACCATATTCACCTCCGGTTTGCTGGGGATTCCGGGACTTTTGATTCTTTTTGTGCTAAATTTAATTTAA
- a CDS encoding GNAT family N-acetyltransferase encodes MEFRYFAPGEAPEDALKVRLAVFVDEQGFSKESEFDDIDSTAHHTVLYEGTRPVACGRTFPGKEPGEWIIGRVAVLPTYRRGGTGRFLMLQLEEQCRQNGAQSILLAAQVQAQGFYEKLGYVAESETFLEEHCPHINMRKKIALAPRSGK; translated from the coding sequence GTGGAATTTCGATATTTTGCACCGGGAGAAGCCCCGGAAGACGCACTGAAGGTGCGGCTTGCTGTTTTTGTAGACGAACAGGGGTTTTCCAAGGAAAGTGAATTCGATGATATAGATTCCACCGCTCACCATACTGTTTTGTATGAGGGAACCAGACCGGTGGCCTGCGGGCGCACCTTTCCCGGTAAAGAGCCGGGTGAGTGGATCATCGGCCGGGTTGCTGTGCTTCCCACTTATCGCCGGGGCGGAACCGGGCGATTTCTGATGCTCCAGCTGGAGGAGCAGTGCCGGCAAAACGGCGCTCAAAGCATTCTTTTAGCGGCACAGGTGCAGGCACAGGGGTTCTATGAGAAATTGGGCTATGTAGCCGAGAGCGAAACTTTTCTGGAAGAGCATTGCCCCCATATCAATATGCGCAAGAAAATTGCGTTGGCTCCACGAAGCGGAAAATAA
- a CDS encoding adenylate kinase: protein MRKIIVIGSPGAGKSMFARKLRDETGFPLYYLDMLWHKSDQTNISQEKFDAGLNEIFKKDAWIIDGNYLRTLEPRLQACDTVFFMDYPLEVCISGAASRIGKRGEDLPWVETTFDEEFKQWILDFSKDQLPQIYDNLKKYEKSKDIMIFKSRKEADDYLKMENC, encoded by the coding sequence ATGCGAAAAATAATCGTCATTGGAAGCCCCGGTGCAGGCAAAAGCATGTTTGCACGCAAACTGAGAGATGAGACAGGGTTTCCGTTATATTATCTCGATATGCTGTGGCACAAGTCTGATCAAACCAATATCTCTCAAGAGAAGTTTGATGCGGGGCTGAACGAAATTTTTAAAAAAGACGCATGGATTATCGACGGAAATTACTTGCGGACGTTGGAACCTCGTTTGCAAGCGTGCGACACTGTCTTTTTTATGGACTACCCACTGGAAGTATGCATCTCTGGCGCGGCATCCCGCATTGGAAAACGGGGGGAGGATCTACCATGGGTTGAGACGACATTTGATGAAGAATTCAAACAGTGGATTCTCGATTTTTCTAAAGATCAATTGCCGCAGATTTATGATAACTTAAAGAAATATGAGAAAAGTAAAGATATTATGATCTTCAAGTCGAGAAAAGAAGCTGATGATTACCTAAAGATGGAGAATTGCTGA
- a CDS encoding DUF2200 domain-containing protein, translating into MDNDKVYEMRFSKVYPLLVNKAVRKGRTQSEVDEVIRWLTGYNQTALEAIRESDIDYTAFFQNAPELNPNRKLVTGAVCGIRVEEIGEPLMREIRYLDKLIDELAKGKAMEKILRG; encoded by the coding sequence ATGGATAACGATAAAGTATATGAGATGCGCTTTTCCAAGGTTTACCCGCTTCTCGTCAATAAGGCTGTGCGAAAAGGGCGAACCCAGAGCGAGGTAGACGAGGTCATCCGCTGGCTGACGGGGTATAACCAAACGGCATTGGAAGCCATTCGGGAAAGCGATATTGACTACACCGCCTTTTTCCAAAATGCCCCCGAGCTAAACCCTAATCGAAAGCTCGTAACGGGTGCGGTCTGTGGGATCAGGGTTGAAGAAATCGGAGAACCTCTAATGCGGGAGATTCGCTATCTAGACAAGCTGATTGACGAACTGGCCAAAGGAAAAGCGATGGAGAAAATTTTACGCGGGTAG
- a CDS encoding methyltransferase domain-containing protein, giving the protein MGKRTERSKRTYDQMAAGYDTSPEGYYTQPHKAELVKQVSLRNGDSVLDVACGNGTLLGALSKKASIHAFGVDLSENMIAAARERYPNCTFAVSACVPLPFENESMDVITVSCAFHHFEDPHTFAGECMKVLKKNGMVYLAEPFFTPVIRWLANTVVFPFSKSGDVKVYSRQELHGMFEAAGFRDISVYTKGTVLFFSAKK; this is encoded by the coding sequence ATGGGGAAACGAACCGAGCGTTCTAAAAGGACATACGACCAGATGGCGGCGGGGTACGATACCTCGCCTGAAGGCTATTACACCCAGCCCCATAAGGCGGAGCTAGTCAAGCAGGTCAGCCTCCGTAACGGAGACAGCGTTTTGGATGTGGCCTGCGGCAACGGCACGCTCTTGGGGGCGCTTTCCAAGAAGGCAAGCATCCATGCGTTTGGTGTGGATTTGTCGGAAAATATGATTGCCGCAGCCAGAGAGCGCTACCCCAACTGTACCTTTGCGGTGAGCGCCTGTGTCCCCCTTCCCTTTGAAAACGAAAGCATGGATGTCATCACAGTATCCTGTGCATTCCATCATTTTGAGGACCCCCATACCTTTGCGGGTGAATGCATGAAGGTGTTGAAGAAGAACGGAATGGTTTATCTGGCTGAACCGTTTTTTACTCCTGTGATACGGTGGCTCGCCAACACGGTGGTGTTTCCGTTTTCCAAGTCCGGCGATGTCAAGGTTTACAGCAGACAGGAACTGCATGGGATGTTTGAAGCGGCGGGGTTTCGTGATATAAGCGTATATACAAAAGGCACCGTTCTGTTCTTCTCGGCAAAAAAATAA
- a CDS encoding AraC family transcriptional regulator, whose amino-acid sequence MDWITGIQRALDYTEAHLTEKMDYEAVAKQAYSSAFHFQRAFSMLCGFSLGDYIRMRRLTLAAEDLIRTGDKIIDIALGYGYDTPESFSRAFQRFHGITPTEARRGGTIKSFSRLSVKLILSGGSTMDYRIEKKDAFKIICKKKQVTKPQGDTATEDISAFWNECTKAGIIEDICKYGRFDKLNGVLGICFSKELADSGFPYGIGAEYNGAPLGNEGLEIVDIPAHTYAIFQCRGKMPEAFKTTYQRIVTEFFPQSNYEYGNGVELEVYPSAEVGDPNYTCEIWVAVNEKK is encoded by the coding sequence ATGGATTGGATTACGGGGATACAGCGAGCACTGGATTACACCGAAGCGCATTTGACCGAGAAAATGGACTATGAGGCGGTGGCAAAGCAGGCTTATTCGTCAGCTTTTCATTTCCAGCGGGCGTTCAGCATGCTCTGCGGGTTTTCCCTTGGCGACTATATCCGTATGCGCCGCTTGACGCTGGCGGCTGAAGACTTGATCCGCACCGGCGACAAAATCATCGACATCGCGCTGGGGTACGGTTACGATACCCCCGAAAGCTTCTCCCGTGCATTCCAGCGGTTTCATGGCATTACCCCGACCGAGGCGCGCCGGGGAGGCACCATCAAATCCTTCTCCAGACTCTCCGTAAAATTGATTCTATCGGGAGGCAGTACTATGGATTACAGGATTGAAAAGAAAGATGCGTTCAAAATCATCTGCAAGAAAAAGCAGGTCACCAAGCCCCAAGGAGACACCGCCACAGAGGACATTTCGGCATTCTGGAACGAATGCACCAAGGCCGGTATTATCGAGGACATTTGCAAATACGGCCGCTTTGACAAGCTGAACGGCGTGCTGGGCATCTGCTTCTCAAAGGAACTGGCTGATTCCGGCTTTCCCTACGGCATCGGCGCGGAATACAATGGCGCGCCTTTGGGCAATGAGGGGCTGGAAATTGTGGATATCCCTGCACACACCTACGCAATTTTTCAGTGCAGGGGCAAGATGCCCGAGGCATTCAAGACCACCTACCAGCGCATTGTCACCGAGTTCTTTCCCCAGAGCAATTACGAATACGGCAACGGCGTGGAGCTGGAAGTTTACCCCTCCGCAGAAGTGGGCGACCCCAATTATACTTGCGAAATTTGGGTTGCGGTGAACGAGAAGAAGTAA
- the cas3 gene encoding CRISPR-associated helicase Cas3', which translates to MMQDLAHITEINGQRVEQSVASHSLNVAAYAAQKLKGMNLRHTAYLAGLLHDMGKCTDQYQDYLRRAANHEDVKRGSVNHTFCGCIYLLKKYHSGRPQGMDTMACELLVYAMGSHHGQFDCVSLENTSGFEKRLYKDAAEIEYPQAVERFLVQCVSSEEIDRLFLLAQNEITSLFQSLKIQFGKGATQIHFLMGLAARMVLSAVIDGDRRDTAEFMSGTKHSFRAGSPNLWEEQIQFLEQKLSAFDATAPINRVRRCFSELCRDFACQHGGGIYRLTLPTGAGKTLSALRYALHHAKTYEKKRVIFVIPLLSILEQNSGVIRSFLQDQSILTEHHSNVVKTFETPEELDHYELLTETWESPIVITTLVQLLNTLFSGKTTAVRRMSALTDAVIVIDEIQSLPKRVTNMFNMALNFLAGACGATVVLSSATQPCFDETARPLRYSQPVDIVPYDPAIFDTLKRTRIVDYTSPYGMSLEELADFSQSLLQEGSSLLIVCNTKESARKLYDELDSRSASKLFHLSVSMCPAHRADTLAHIHTALDGREKAICVSTQLVEAGVDFSFESVIRVEAGLDNIAQAAGRCNRSFDFGGIRSVYIVKLRQDAEKLGMLPEIAAAQQCTEQLLHQFADNPQSLDADLLSEKSIAQYYNLLFGHSAIKGQFGFPRILSHDQREQLFDLLADNPNHIKRPEFKGRYFFNQAFKTAGELFEVFDENTTDIIVPYNEQADQVIADLFSQKAAHDYGFLKECIERAKPYTIHIFKHQYMKLMEYGMLLSDKQNRFLALNKQYYHAETGLIMEKFIY; encoded by the coding sequence ATGATGCAAGATTTGGCTCACATCACTGAGATAAATGGACAAAGAGTGGAGCAGTCTGTTGCAAGCCATTCTTTGAATGTTGCCGCTTATGCCGCCCAGAAGCTGAAAGGCATGAATCTTCGACATACAGCGTATCTTGCCGGGCTTCTGCACGATATGGGAAAGTGCACAGACCAATACCAAGACTATCTGCGGCGAGCTGCTAATCATGAAGATGTGAAGCGGGGCAGTGTAAACCACACCTTTTGCGGATGCATCTATTTGCTGAAAAAATACCACAGCGGCCGGCCGCAGGGCATGGACACCATGGCCTGTGAGCTTCTTGTATACGCCATGGGATCACACCATGGGCAGTTTGATTGTGTCTCGTTGGAAAACACCAGCGGCTTTGAAAAACGCCTGTATAAGGATGCCGCCGAAATAGAATACCCGCAGGCCGTGGAACGCTTTCTGGTGCAGTGCGTCTCAAGCGAAGAAATTGACCGGCTTTTTTTGCTGGCACAAAATGAAATTACAAGCTTGTTCCAAAGCTTGAAAATACAGTTTGGAAAAGGTGCGACACAGATTCACTTTTTGATGGGTCTTGCCGCCCGTATGGTGCTTTCCGCTGTTATTGATGGAGACCGCAGGGATACGGCAGAATTCATGAGCGGCACCAAACACAGCTTTCGTGCCGGCTCGCCGAACCTGTGGGAGGAGCAAATTCAGTTTCTGGAACAGAAGCTTTCGGCTTTTGATGCGACAGCACCTATTAACCGGGTACGTCGCTGCTTTTCCGAGCTTTGCCGGGATTTTGCCTGCCAGCATGGGGGCGGCATTTACCGACTCACGCTGCCCACCGGTGCGGGCAAAACCCTTTCAGCGCTGCGGTATGCACTGCATCATGCCAAAACATACGAGAAAAAGCGGGTCATTTTTGTGATTCCGCTTTTAAGCATTTTGGAGCAAAACAGCGGGGTTATCCGCAGCTTTTTACAGGATCAGAGTATTCTCACCGAGCATCACTCAAATGTTGTCAAAACCTTTGAAACCCCTGAAGAGCTGGATCACTATGAGCTGCTCACCGAAACATGGGAGTCTCCCATTGTGATTACAACGTTGGTTCAACTTTTGAATACTCTTTTTTCAGGCAAAACCACCGCTGTGCGCCGCATGAGCGCCCTGACCGATGCTGTTATCGTGATCGATGAAATTCAGTCGCTGCCCAAAAGAGTGACCAACATGTTTAATATGGCACTGAATTTTTTAGCCGGAGCCTGTGGGGCTACCGTGGTTTTATCCTCTGCTACCCAGCCTTGCTTTGATGAAACAGCAAGGCCCCTTCGCTATTCCCAGCCGGTGGATATTGTGCCCTATGACCCGGCTATTTTTGATACTCTCAAGCGCACCCGCATTGTGGACTATACCTCCCCCTATGGCATGTCGCTGGAAGAGCTGGCGGATTTTTCCCAAAGCCTGCTCCAAGAGGGTTCCTCCTTACTGATTGTGTGCAATACCAAGGAAAGTGCCCGAAAGCTGTATGATGAACTGGACAGTCGCAGCGCCAGCAAGCTCTTTCATCTTTCGGTCTCCATGTGCCCGGCCCATCGGGCGGATACACTGGCTCATATCCACACTGCTCTGGATGGCAGGGAAAAGGCGATTTGCGTCTCTACTCAGCTGGTGGAGGCCGGTGTGGATTTTTCGTTTGAAAGCGTGATCCGTGTTGAGGCAGGGCTCGATAACATTGCACAGGCCGCCGGGCGATGCAACCGCAGCTTTGATTTTGGCGGTATACGCTCTGTCTATATTGTTAAGCTCAGGCAGGATGCCGAAAAGCTGGGGATGCTCCCGGAGATAGCGGCGGCCCAGCAGTGCACAGAGCAGCTTTTGCATCAGTTTGCAGACAATCCCCAGTCACTGGATGCTGACCTGCTCAGTGAAAAGAGCATTGCACAATATTACAATTTGCTCTTTGGGCATTCGGCTATCAAAGGCCAATTTGGCTTTCCCCGAATACTCTCTCATGACCAGCGGGAGCAGCTGTTTGACCTGCTGGCTGATAATCCCAATCATATTAAGCGGCCTGAATTTAAAGGAAGGTACTTTTTCAATCAGGCCTTTAAAACAGCGGGGGAGCTTTTTGAGGTTTTTGATGAAAACACCACCGATATCATCGTGCCCTACAATGAGCAGGCAGATCAGGTTATAGCCGACCTGTTTTCACAAAAGGCCGCTCATGACTATGGTTTTTTAAAGGAATGCATTGAAAGAGCCAAGCCGTATACCATCCATATTTTTAAGCACCAGTATATGAAGCTGATGGAATATGGAATGCTTTTATCGGATAAGCAAAATCGTTTTCTTGCTTTAAATAAGCAGTACTACCACGCCGAGACCGGCTTGATTATGGAAAAATTCATTTATTGA